The Anolis carolinensis isolate JA03-04 chromosome 2, rAnoCar3.1.pri, whole genome shotgun sequence genome has a window encoding:
- the hspb3 gene encoding heat shock protein beta-3, with the protein MWTYNWKECGLFQLVNWTLPTEEIKQQIINIISAMEGVVIRHWVETPVRYQEYFTNKDLEACKLNHSLYALPGPAVAVQTKDVGEVETEQHSTNEEKPKFQVLLDVVQFRPEDVIIQTFEGWLLIKAQHGPRMDEHGFIARSFTRQYKLPDGVETKDLTAIFCHDGILVIETKAFGRI; encoded by the coding sequence ATGTGGACGTACAACTGGAAAGAGTGTGGATTGTTCCAGTTGGTGAACTGGACTCTTCCTACTGAAGAAATAAAGCAGCAGATTATCAACATTATTTCAGCAATGGAGGGAGTAGTTATACGGCACTGGGTGGAAACTCCAGTACGTTATCAGGAATATTTTACTAACAAAGATTTGGAAGCATGCAAGTTAAACCATTCTCTCTACGCCTTGCCAGGCCCAGCAGTGGCTGTACAGACaaaggatgtgggtgaagtggAAACAGAACAGCACAGTACAAATGAAGAAAAACCCAAATTTCAAGTCTTACTAGATGTTGTGCAGTTCCGTCCTGAAGATGTTATCATTCAAACCTTTGAAGGCTGGCTGCTGATCAAAGCTCAGCATGGACCCAGGATGGATGAACATGGCTTTATAGCCAGAAGCTTTACTAGACAATACAAATTGCCTGATGGAGTTGAAACAAAAGATCTGACTGCTATCTTCTGCCACGATGGCATTTTGGTTATTGAAACCAAGGCATTTGGCAGGATATGA